Proteins found in one Deltaproteobacteria bacterium genomic segment:
- a CDS encoding dihydropteroate synthase produces the protein MQIIADNIQITDPRIAQALDEMDPLPIQALARHCEQAGADIIDINPGLLTRDGETKMAFLVEAVQEVCHLPLSLDTSNPSAMAAGLRVCRQKPILNGFSLEPAKIEKILPLASRFDCDIIGFLLDPTGRVPGNADERLSLAVQLLEALHEKGIEPERLIIDPVLVPLMWEDGPRQAMELLTVIRMLPELLGCPVKTVVGLSNLTSGRGPKEKRRVMEAVYLPMVASAGLDWALMDVSHHHTVSVARACNVITRQGTFSWEEVP, from the coding sequence ATGCAGATTATTGCCGACAATATTCAGATTACGGATCCACGGATCGCACAGGCCTTGGATGAGATGGACCCCTTGCCTATTCAGGCCCTGGCAAGACACTGTGAACAGGCGGGGGCCGACATCATTGATATCAATCCAGGCCTGCTGACGCGGGATGGTGAAACGAAAATGGCCTTTCTTGTGGAGGCGGTTCAGGAGGTATGTCATCTTCCCCTCTCGCTGGATACCTCCAATCCTTCGGCCATGGCCGCTGGTCTTCGGGTATGCAGACAGAAACCGATCCTCAACGGGTTTTCATTGGAGCCAGCCAAGATCGAAAAAATCCTCCCCCTCGCCTCAAGGTTTGATTGCGATATCATAGGCTTTCTCCTTGATCCAACCGGGAGGGTGCCGGGCAATGCCGACGAACGCCTCTCACTGGCGGTTCAGCTACTTGAGGCATTGCATGAAAAGGGCATTGAACCTGAGCGGCTGATTATCGATCCGGTACTGGTCCCCCTGATGTGGGAGGATGGGCCAAGGCAGGCCATGGAACTTCTGACGGTCATCCGGATGCTGCCGGAACTCCTGGGTTGTCCGGTCAAGACCGTCGTGGGGCTGTCCAATCTGACAAGCGGCAGAGGTCCGAAAGAAAAAAGACGAGTGATGGAGGCCGTGTACCTCCCGATGGTTGCCTCGGCCGGGTTGGATTGGGCCCTGATGGACGTGTCTCATCACCACACGGTCTCTGTGGCCAGGGCATGCAACGTCATCACCCGTCAGGGGACCTTTTCGTGGGAGGAAGTGCCTTGA
- a CDS encoding ExsB family transcriptional regulator, with amino-acid sequence MIREIAVQDLNTEHFIQEKVGEIKAAVGEGMAINALSGGVDSSTVTMLGHRALGNQLKTVFIENGLMREGESEQVVGFFRDLGVMVDVVDAREAFFSALKGITDPEEKREAIRQTFYSTVFGRIVKESGAKHLLQGTILTDVDETVAGIKRQHNVFEQLGIDPQEAFGYQIIEPLIQLRKDGVRKIGKALGLPSELFERIPFPGPALSARVIGEATPERIETVRKATVVVERLLKNTGAFQYMGILHEDRVTGVRDGKRDFGRQIEVRCWDSVDARTATPTRLSFETLEQLASDIIREVPGIVSVTYNIATKPPSTIEAV; translated from the coding sequence ATGATCAGGGAAATCGCTGTGCAAGACTTGAACACCGAACACTTCATCCAGGAAAAGGTTGGGGAGATCAAGGCCGCTGTGGGGGAAGGGATGGCCATAAACGCCCTCTCCGGGGGCGTCGATTCGTCCACCGTGACCATGCTCGGGCATCGCGCCCTGGGAAATCAGCTGAAGACCGTATTCATCGAAAACGGTCTCATGCGCGAAGGGGAATCCGAACAGGTGGTCGGTTTTTTCAGGGACCTCGGTGTCATGGTTGACGTGGTGGATGCCAGGGAGGCGTTTTTTTCAGCCCTCAAAGGGATCACCGACCCGGAAGAGAAGCGGGAAGCGATCCGGCAGACCTTCTACAGTACGGTCTTCGGGCGCATTGTCAAAGAAAGCGGCGCCAAACATCTGCTTCAGGGGACGATTCTGACAGACGTGGATGAAACCGTTGCAGGGATCAAACGGCAACACAATGTTTTCGAACAGCTCGGCATTGATCCACAGGAGGCCTTCGGCTATCAGATCATCGAGCCGCTGATCCAGCTTCGCAAAGACGGCGTCCGGAAGATCGGCAAGGCGCTTGGTCTCCCTTCCGAACTGTTTGAGCGCATCCCCTTTCCGGGTCCGGCGCTTTCTGCGCGGGTGATCGGAGAAGCCACCCCGGAACGCATTGAGACGGTGCGCAAGGCAACGGTCGTTGTGGAGCGGCTGCTGAAAAACACCGGCGCTTTCCAGTACATGGGAATTCTTCATGAAGATCGCGTCACCGGCGTGCGCGACGGCAAGCGGGATTTCGGCCGGCAGATCGAGGTGCGCTGCTGGGACAGCGTGGACGCGCGGACCGCGACACCGACACGTCTTTCGTTCGAAACCCTTGAACAACTTGCCAGCGACATTATTCGCGAGGTCCCCGGCATCGTCAGCGTCACCTACAATATTGCCACAAAGCCGCCTTCCACCATCGAAGCGGTGTAA